One Streptomyces sp. R28 DNA window includes the following coding sequences:
- a CDS encoding glycosyltransferase, which translates to MGQTARVSAIAWTAAGSLAAWLWLLLCQGFFWRTDVRLPRRTEPKEWPSVCVVVPARDEAAVLPASLPTLLAQDYPGRAEIFLIDDGSSDGTGELARELARRHGGLPLTVDSPGEPPAGWTGKLWAVRHGIGLARAREPEYLLLTDADIAHAPDSLRELVAAARTGGFDVVSQMARLRVESLWERLVVPAFVYFFAQLYPFRRIGKKGARTAAAAGGCVLLRTEAAERARIPDAIRHAVIDDVALARAVKGSGGRIWLGLAERVDSVRPYPRLSDLWRMVSRSAYAQLRHNPLVLAGTVAGLALVYLVPPVALIAGLAGGDAATAVIGGLAWLVMTGTYAPMLRYYRQPLWLAPLLPFTAFLYLLMTVDSAVQHYRGRGAAWKGRTYARPDAVPDEG; encoded by the coding sequence GTGGGGCAGACTGCGCGCGTGAGCGCCATCGCGTGGACTGCCGCCGGATCACTCGCCGCCTGGCTGTGGCTTCTGCTCTGCCAGGGCTTCTTCTGGCGTACGGACGTCAGACTTCCGCGGCGGACGGAACCGAAGGAGTGGCCGTCGGTCTGCGTCGTCGTACCGGCACGCGACGAGGCCGCGGTACTTCCCGCGAGCCTGCCGACGCTGCTCGCCCAGGACTACCCGGGGCGCGCGGAGATCTTCCTGATCGACGACGGCAGTTCGGACGGCACCGGGGAGCTGGCGCGCGAGCTCGCGCGGCGGCACGGCGGACTGCCGCTGACCGTGGACTCCCCCGGCGAGCCGCCCGCGGGCTGGACCGGCAAGCTGTGGGCGGTGCGACACGGCATCGGCCTGGCACGCGCGCGTGAGCCCGAGTACCTGCTGCTGACGGACGCCGACATCGCGCATGCGCCCGACAGCCTGCGGGAGCTGGTCGCGGCGGCGCGCACCGGGGGCTTCGACGTCGTCTCGCAGATGGCCCGGCTGCGGGTGGAGAGCCTGTGGGAGCGGCTGGTCGTGCCGGCCTTCGTGTACTTCTTCGCGCAGCTGTACCCGTTCCGCCGGATCGGTAAGAAGGGGGCTCGGACGGCGGCCGCGGCGGGTGGCTGCGTCCTGCTGCGCACCGAGGCCGCCGAGCGGGCGCGGATCCCGGACGCCATCCGGCACGCCGTCATCGACGACGTGGCGCTCGCGCGGGCCGTCAAGGGCAGCGGTGGCCGCATCTGGCTGGGGCTGGCCGAGCGAGTGGACAGCGTGCGCCCGTATCCACGGCTGAGCGACCTGTGGCGGATGGTCTCGCGCAGCGCGTACGCACAGTTGCGACACAACCCGCTGGTGCTGGCCGGGACGGTCGCCGGGCTCGCGCTGGTGTATCTGGTGCCGCCCGTGGCCCTGATCGCGGGTCTGGCCGGTGGGGATGCGGCAACGGCGGTCATCGGCGGTCTCGCCTGGCTGGTGATGACGGGGACGTACGCCCCGATGCTCCGCTACTACCGCCAGCCTCTGTGGCTCGCTCCCCTGCTGCCGTTCACCGCGTTCCTCTACCTCCTCATGACGGTCGATTCCGCGGTACAGCACTACCGGGGGCGCGGCGCGGCCTGGAAGGGCCGCACCTACGCGCGTCCGGACGCGGTGCCCGACGAGGGCTGA
- a CDS encoding helix-turn-helix domain-containing protein — protein sequence MSRDHVQSASRSAAAGAPLSSAETPFLELLARGASADAYEQPVLLARAEGRPTERIVALEQAKLLALRVRSELEGRRRREAELSALFETAHDLAGLRDLDAVLQAIVQRARSLLGTDVAYLSLNDPARGDTYMRVTEGSVAARFQQLRLGMGEGLGGLVAQTARPYVTDDYFKDDRFQHTLTIDAGVRDEGLVAILGGPLMLGHHVIGVLFAADRRARVFEREQIALLGSFAALAAAAIDTANLLTETRSALADLELANEIIRDRSGVIERASDVHDRLAELVLRGGGVHDVAAAVSEVLDGMVEFTEAAAAPARALETSRAEGHAVRHDDDWIAAVAAGGELLGALVLRGHPGLDPVDQRTLERAAMVTSLLLLARRSAAEAEQRVRGELLDDLLDARDRDPRLLRERAARLDADLDAGHVVLAARLDPVAADADQEAAARRRLWSAASHLAATRHGLAAARDGGTVLLLPLEAGDTATDLARRTARHLGTAVHEAVTVGASAPVEDLAAHPDVVAAAYEEGRRCLDALRLLGRSGDGAAAEDFGFLGLLLAGDRDIADFVDRTIGGVVAYDERRGTDLLRTLDAYFACGMSPARTKDELHVHVNTVAQRLERVGRLLGDDWQSPARALEVQLALRLHRLSAPVQR from the coding sequence ATGTCCCGCGATCACGTGCAGTCCGCCTCGCGTTCCGCCGCTGCCGGAGCGCCCCTGAGCAGCGCCGAGACGCCGTTCCTCGAGCTGCTGGCCAGGGGTGCGTCCGCCGACGCCTACGAGCAGCCGGTGCTGCTCGCCCGTGCCGAGGGCAGACCGACCGAGCGGATCGTGGCCCTCGAACAGGCCAAGCTGCTCGCGCTGCGCGTGCGCTCCGAGCTGGAAGGGCGGCGCCGACGGGAGGCCGAGCTGTCGGCCCTCTTCGAGACCGCCCACGACCTGGCCGGTCTCCGGGACCTGGACGCCGTACTGCAGGCGATCGTCCAGCGCGCCCGGTCGCTGCTCGGCACGGACGTCGCCTATCTCAGCCTGAACGACCCGGCCCGGGGCGACACCTACATGAGGGTGACCGAAGGCTCGGTCGCCGCCCGGTTCCAGCAGCTGCGGCTCGGCATGGGCGAGGGCCTCGGCGGACTCGTCGCGCAGACCGCCCGCCCCTATGTCACCGACGACTACTTCAAGGACGACCGCTTCCAGCACACCCTCACCATCGACGCCGGCGTGCGCGACGAGGGGCTGGTGGCCATCCTCGGGGGGCCCCTGATGCTGGGGCACCACGTGATCGGCGTCCTCTTCGCGGCGGACCGGCGTGCCCGGGTCTTCGAGCGGGAGCAGATCGCGCTGCTCGGCTCCTTCGCCGCCCTCGCCGCGGCCGCCATCGACACCGCGAACCTGCTCACCGAGACCCGCTCGGCCCTCGCCGACCTGGAACTGGCCAACGAGATCATCCGGGACCGCAGCGGAGTCATCGAACGAGCCTCGGACGTGCACGACCGACTCGCCGAACTCGTGCTGCGCGGCGGCGGGGTGCACGACGTGGCCGCCGCGGTCTCCGAAGTCCTCGACGGCATGGTCGAGTTCACGGAGGCCGCCGCCGCACCGGCCAGGGCGCTGGAGACATCCCGCGCCGAAGGCCACGCGGTACGGCACGACGACGACTGGATCGCCGCGGTGGCCGCAGGTGGCGAACTGCTCGGCGCGCTGGTGCTGCGTGGCCACCCCGGCCTCGACCCCGTCGACCAGCGCACCCTGGAGCGGGCCGCGATGGTCACCTCGCTCCTGCTCCTCGCCCGGCGCTCCGCCGCCGAGGCCGAACAGCGCGTCCGGGGCGAGCTGTTGGACGACCTGCTCGACGCCCGCGACCGTGACCCGCGTCTGCTGCGCGAGCGCGCTGCGCGACTGGACGCCGACCTCGACGCCGGGCATGTCGTGCTCGCCGCGCGCCTCGACCCCGTCGCGGCCGACGCCGACCAGGAGGCGGCCGCCCGCAGACGTCTGTGGTCCGCCGCGTCCCACCTCGCCGCGACCCGGCACGGCCTGGCCGCCGCCCGCGACGGCGGCACGGTGCTGCTCCTGCCTCTCGAAGCGGGGGACACCGCCACCGACCTGGCCCGCCGCACCGCCCGACATCTCGGCACAGCCGTCCATGAGGCGGTCACCGTCGGTGCCTCCGCCCCGGTCGAGGACCTGGCCGCACACCCGGATGTCGTCGCCGCCGCCTACGAGGAGGGCCGACGTTGCCTCGACGCCCTGCGGCTGCTCGGCCGCTCCGGAGACGGCGCCGCAGCCGAGGACTTCGGCTTCCTGGGGCTGCTGCTGGCCGGGGACCGGGACATCGCGGATTTCGTCGACCGCACGATCGGCGGGGTCGTCGCGTACGACGAACGGCGCGGTACCGACCTGCTGCGCACCCTCGACGCGTACTTCGCCTGCGGGATGAGCCCGGCGCGCACCAAGGACGAACTGCACGTCCATGTGAACACGGTCGCCCAGCGCCTGGAGCGCGTCGGCCGTCTCCTCGGCGACGACTGGCAGAGCCCCGCCCGCGCGCTGGAGGTCCAACTGGCGCTGCGGCTGCACCGGTTGTCGGCACCGGTGCAGCGCTGA
- a CDS encoding MFS transporter gives MASATTAPPPPGNLKRIVAASLIGTTIEWYDFFLYGSAAALVFNKLFFPDSDPLVGTLLSFLTYAVGFAARPLGALVFGHYGDRLGRKKLLVLSLLLMGGATFAIGLLPTHATVGAAAPVLLTVLRLVQGFALGGEWGGAVLLVSEHGDARRRGFWASWPQTGAPAGQLLATGVLSLLTALLSDGAFNTWGWRIPFLLSGVLVIVGLWIRLSVDESPVFKQALAQAEARKAAPAAAAEKLPLVSVLRHHWRDVLVAMGARMAENISYYVITAFILVYATTSAGVSKQTALNAVLIASAVHFAVIPAWGALSDRAGRRPVYLLGAVGVGLWMFPFFSLIDTGGFGNLILAVTVGLVLHGAMYAPQAAFFSEMFATRMRYSGASIGAQFASVAAGAPAPLIATALLSDYGSSTPIALYVIAAAVLTVIAVGAAKETRHRDLADIESSTDAQDATAKAADAHTV, from the coding sequence ATGGCCTCCGCAACCACCGCTCCCCCGCCCCCGGGCAACCTCAAGCGCATCGTCGCCGCCAGCCTCATAGGCACCACCATCGAGTGGTACGACTTCTTCCTCTACGGCTCCGCCGCCGCCCTCGTCTTCAACAAGCTGTTCTTCCCGGACTCCGATCCGCTCGTCGGCACCCTCCTGTCCTTCCTGACGTACGCCGTCGGATTCGCCGCCCGGCCGCTGGGAGCTCTCGTGTTCGGGCACTACGGCGACCGTCTCGGCCGCAAGAAGTTGCTGGTGCTGAGTCTGCTGCTGATGGGTGGGGCGACCTTCGCGATCGGGTTGCTGCCGACGCACGCGACCGTCGGGGCAGCCGCGCCCGTACTGCTGACCGTGCTGCGCCTGGTGCAGGGCTTCGCCCTCGGTGGTGAGTGGGGCGGGGCTGTACTGCTGGTGTCCGAGCACGGGGACGCGCGGCGGCGTGGCTTCTGGGCCTCGTGGCCGCAGACCGGCGCGCCTGCGGGCCAGTTGCTGGCGACCGGCGTGCTGTCCCTGCTGACGGCCCTGCTGTCGGACGGCGCCTTCAACACATGGGGCTGGCGGATACCGTTCCTGCTCTCGGGCGTGTTGGTGATCGTCGGTTTGTGGATTCGTCTGTCTGTGGATGAATCGCCCGTCTTCAAGCAGGCGTTGGCCCAGGCGGAGGCGCGCAAGGCCGCGCCCGCGGCGGCGGCCGAGAAGCTTCCGCTGGTCTCCGTGTTGCGGCACCACTGGCGTGACGTGCTGGTGGCGATGGGCGCCCGCATGGCGGAGAACATCAGCTACTACGTCATCACCGCGTTCATCCTCGTCTACGCGACCACCTCGGCCGGCGTCTCCAAGCAGACCGCCCTCAATGCCGTGCTGATCGCCTCCGCCGTCCACTTCGCCGTCATTCCGGCCTGGGGGGCGTTGTCCGACCGTGCCGGCCGCCGTCCGGTCTACCTGCTGGGCGCTGTCGGCGTCGGGCTGTGGATGTTCCCGTTCTTCTCGCTCATCGACACCGGCGGCTTCGGCAACCTGATCCTCGCCGTGACCGTGGGCCTGGTGCTGCACGGCGCCATGTACGCGCCCCAGGCCGCCTTCTTCTCCGAGATGTTCGCGACCCGCATGCGCTACTCCGGTGCCTCCATCGGCGCCCAGTTCGCCTCGGTCGCGGCCGGCGCGCCCGCACCGCTCATCGCGACCGCGCTGCTGTCCGACTACGGCAGCTCCACCCCGATCGCCCTGTACGTCATCGCCGCGGCCGTCCTGACGGTGATCGCGGTGGGCGCCGCCAAGGAGACCCGCCACCGGGATCTGGCCGACATCGAGTCCTCCACCGACGCACAGGACGCGACGGCGAAGGCGGCGGACGCGCACACCGTCTGA
- a CDS encoding NUDIX domain-containing protein — protein sequence MATPDFIRTIRASAGHQLLWLPGVSAVVFDDEGRVLLGQRADNGKWTVINGIPDPGEQPAVAAVREVYEETGVRCVAERIVLVRTGNEVTYPNGDTCQFMDVTFRCRAVGGEARVNDDESLQVGWFEVDALPAMDERQLFRIKQALSDEPTWFEPMSSD from the coding sequence ATGGCTACTCCTGACTTCATTCGTACGATCCGGGCCTCCGCCGGTCACCAACTGCTGTGGCTACCCGGGGTCAGCGCCGTCGTCTTCGACGACGAGGGGCGGGTCCTGCTGGGTCAGCGCGCGGACAACGGCAAGTGGACAGTGATCAACGGCATCCCGGACCCGGGCGAGCAGCCTGCCGTCGCCGCCGTCCGGGAGGTGTACGAGGAGACGGGCGTCCGGTGTGTCGCCGAGCGGATCGTCCTGGTCAGGACGGGTAATGAGGTCACCTATCCCAACGGCGACACGTGCCAGTTCATGGACGTCACGTTCCGCTGCCGAGCCGTCGGGGGCGAGGCGCGGGTGAACGACGACGAATCGCTGCAGGTCGGCTGGTTCGAGGTGGACGCGCTGCCCGCGATGGATGAACGTCAGCTGTTCCGGATCAAGCAGGCACTGTCCGATGAACCCACGTGGTTCGAGCCTATGAGTTCTGACTGA
- a CDS encoding 3-hydroxybutyrate dehydrogenase gives MTPPSTLPAHGPFLPSPPDFGGRTALVTGAAGGIGRACALRLAAAGAKVRAVDRDTAGLEALVERARGLAGAVEPHVLDLTDLDAAELAATGTDILVNNAGLQLVSPIEEFPADVFHTVLTVMLEAPFRLIRGALPHMYGQGWGRIVNVSSVHGLRASAFKSAYVAAKHGLEGLSKTAALEGAPHGVTSNCVNPAYVRTPLVEKQIADQARAHGIPEERVLSEVLLQDSAVKRLIEPEEVAEAVAYLCSPQASFVTGTSLVLDGGWTAH, from the coding sequence ATGACCCCGCCCAGCACCCTGCCGGCTCACGGCCCTTTCCTGCCTTCCCCGCCCGACTTCGGTGGCCGCACCGCCCTCGTCACCGGCGCGGCCGGTGGCATCGGCCGCGCCTGTGCGCTGCGGTTGGCGGCCGCGGGGGCCAAGGTGAGGGCGGTCGACCGGGACACCGCGGGCCTGGAGGCACTCGTCGAGCGAGCACGGGGCCTCGCCGGCGCCGTCGAACCGCACGTCCTCGACCTCACCGACCTGGACGCCGCCGAACTCGCCGCCACAGGCACCGACATCCTCGTCAACAACGCCGGGCTGCAACTGGTGAGCCCCATCGAGGAGTTCCCGGCCGATGTCTTCCACACGGTGCTCACCGTGATGCTGGAGGCGCCGTTCCGGCTCATCCGTGGCGCCCTGCCCCATATGTACGGACAGGGTTGGGGCCGGATCGTCAATGTGTCGTCGGTCCATGGGCTGCGCGCCTCGGCCTTCAAGTCTGCCTATGTGGCCGCCAAACACGGTCTGGAGGGACTCTCCAAGACCGCCGCGCTGGAGGGCGCGCCCCATGGCGTCACCTCGAACTGTGTGAACCCCGCCTATGTGCGCACCCCACTGGTCGAGAAGCAGATCGCCGACCAGGCCCGGGCGCACGGTATCCCTGAGGAGCGGGTGCTGTCCGAGGTGCTGCTGCAGGACAGCGCGGTCAAACGGCTCATCGAACCGGAGGAGGTCGCGGAGGCCGTGGCGTACCTGTGCAGCCCGCAGGCGTCCTTCGTGACCGGCACGTCGCTCGTACTTGATGGCGGGTGGACCGCGCACTGA
- the lnt gene encoding apolipoprotein N-acyltransferase produces MTVTATSVGESDQLQPQIAPASRAARLVRLVPALAAALSGVLLYVSFPPRTLWWLALPAFAVFGWVLRGRSWKAGLGLGYLFGLGFLLPLLVWTGVEVGPGPWLALVAIEAVFVALVGAGVAAVSKLPGRPVWAAALWIAGEAARARAPFNGFPWGKIAFGQADGVFLPLAAVGGTPVLGFAVVLCGFGLYEVVRLAVEARRTRTVRRSAAAVALLSVAVPVVGAVAARPLVSDKAEDGTATVAVIQGNVPRAGLDFNSQRRAVLDYHARETERLAAEVKAGKVAQPDFVLWPENSSDIDPFANADARAVIDTAAKTIGVPISVGGVVERDGKLLNEQILWDPVKGPVDTYDKRQIQPFGEYLPLRSLVGAINENWTSMVRQDFSRGSEPGVFTMDGAKVGLVTCYEAAFDWTVRSEVTDGAQMISVPSNNATFDRSEMTYQQLAMSRVRAVEHSRTVTVPVTSGVSAIIMPDGTITQKTGMFVADSLVQKVPLRSSETPATRLGILPEIALVLVAAGGLGWAIGAGMRARRTPDV; encoded by the coding sequence GTGACCGTCACCGCAACTTCCGTGGGCGAGTCGGACCAGCTGCAGCCGCAGATCGCGCCCGCCTCGCGCGCGGCACGGCTCGTGCGCCTGGTTCCGGCCCTCGCCGCGGCGCTCTCCGGAGTGCTGCTCTACGTCAGCTTCCCGCCGCGCACCCTCTGGTGGCTGGCCCTGCCTGCCTTCGCCGTCTTCGGCTGGGTGCTGCGCGGCCGCAGTTGGAAGGCGGGCCTCGGCCTCGGCTACCTCTTCGGCCTCGGCTTCCTGCTGCCGCTGCTGGTGTGGACCGGAGTGGAGGTCGGCCCCGGCCCCTGGCTCGCGCTGGTCGCGATCGAGGCGGTCTTCGTCGCGCTGGTGGGCGCGGGAGTCGCCGCGGTGTCGAAGCTGCCGGGCCGGCCGGTGTGGGCGGCGGCGCTGTGGATCGCCGGAGAAGCGGCACGCGCGCGTGCGCCGTTCAACGGCTTCCCCTGGGGCAAGATCGCATTCGGCCAGGCAGACGGCGTCTTCCTGCCACTCGCCGCGGTGGGCGGCACCCCGGTGCTCGGCTTCGCGGTCGTTCTCTGCGGCTTCGGTCTCTACGAGGTGGTGCGCCTGGCTGTCGAGGCCCGGCGCACGCGGACCGTACGGCGGTCCGCTGCCGCGGTCGCCCTGCTGAGCGTGGCCGTGCCGGTGGTGGGCGCTGTGGCCGCACGGCCGCTGGTCAGTGACAAGGCCGAGGACGGCACCGCGACCGTCGCGGTCATCCAGGGCAATGTGCCGCGCGCCGGACTGGACTTCAACTCCCAGCGGCGAGCTGTACTCGACTACCACGCGCGTGAGACCGAGCGTCTGGCCGCCGAGGTCAAGGCGGGCAAGGTCGCACAGCCCGACTTCGTGCTGTGGCCCGAGAACTCCTCCGACATCGACCCCTTCGCCAACGCCGACGCGCGCGCCGTCATCGACACGGCCGCCAAGACGATCGGCGTGCCCATCTCCGTCGGCGGCGTCGTCGAGCGGGACGGCAAGCTGCTCAACGAGCAGATCCTGTGGGACCCGGTCAAGGGTCCCGTCGACACGTACGACAAGCGGCAGATCCAGCCCTTCGGCGAGTACCTGCCGCTGCGCTCGCTCGTCGGGGCGATCAACGAGAACTGGACCTCGATGGTCCGCCAGGACTTCAGCCGGGGCAGCGAGCCGGGTGTGTTCACCATGGACGGCGCCAAGGTCGGCCTCGTCACCTGTTACGAGGCGGCCTTCGACTGGACCGTGCGCTCCGAGGTCACCGACGGCGCGCAGATGATCTCCGTGCCCAGCAACAACGCGACCTTCGACCGCAGCGAGATGACCTACCAGCAGCTCGCCATGTCCCGCGTCCGCGCCGTCGAGCACAGCCGCACCGTCACCGTCCCGGTGACCAGCGGCGTCAGCGCGATCATCATGCCGGACGGGACGATCACGCAGAAGACGGGCATGTTCGTGGCCGACTCGCTGGTCCAGAAGGTGCCGCTGCGCTCCAGCGAGACGCCCGCCACGCGGCTCGGCATCCTGCCGGAGATCGCCCTGGTGCTGGTCGCCGCGGGCGGCCTCGGCTGGGCGATCGGCGCCGGGATGCGCGCGCGACGCACCCCTGACGTGTAG
- a CDS encoding O-antigen ligase family protein has protein sequence MTSAAGPDEDGDRRNVSDAAGVVVLGACAAWSLISAAVHDGRPEGVLLAILAVAAGYAAGRIGGALLPVAAPCAGALAGVALTLAVPHLAPGPQIVAPLGHAGATAAVLTLSAGAACCAAWAATAPALRLGLRALAAGIAVTAGALGSTSGFVTCTAVVLCSLAAGHIRHRGMGIAGLAVGATSVTGLTWAVAGHAVPGGIADWLEGRLTRHRVQLWHDALHLTGQEPTLGVGPGRFGELSTTATETLLSDGKPHSAPLQQAAEQGVVGVILLAAAFCWMLFALWRTTRSTPVALTAGAALTALAAIAAVGNALSFTAVSVGAGLLAGLATARPVTHGPRESEIDVRARGERLIP, from the coding sequence ATGACGTCTGCGGCAGGTCCGGATGAGGACGGCGACAGACGAAACGTTTCTGATGCGGCGGGCGTGGTCGTGCTGGGGGCATGCGCCGCCTGGTCGCTGATCTCGGCCGCCGTGCACGACGGCCGCCCCGAGGGCGTGCTGCTCGCGATCCTCGCCGTGGCCGCCGGGTATGCCGCGGGCCGGATCGGCGGGGCGCTGCTGCCGGTCGCCGCGCCCTGCGCCGGAGCGCTGGCCGGAGTGGCCCTGACGCTGGCCGTACCGCACCTCGCCCCCGGTCCGCAGATCGTCGCCCCGCTGGGCCACGCCGGTGCCACGGCCGCCGTACTGACCCTCTCCGCCGGCGCCGCGTGCTGCGCCGCCTGGGCCGCCACGGCACCGGCCCTGCGACTGGGCCTGCGCGCGCTGGCCGCAGGAATCGCGGTGACGGCCGGCGCCCTCGGCTCGACCTCCGGCTTCGTCACCTGTACCGCTGTCGTGCTGTGCTCGCTCGCCGCCGGTCACATCCGCCACCGCGGCATGGGCATCGCGGGGCTGGCCGTGGGCGCGACCTCGGTCACCGGTCTGACCTGGGCGGTCGCCGGGCACGCGGTGCCCGGCGGAATCGCCGACTGGCTCGAGGGCCGGCTGACGCGGCACCGGGTCCAGCTGTGGCACGACGCCCTGCACCTGACGGGCCAGGAACCCACCCTGGGGGTGGGCCCGGGACGCTTCGGAGAACTCAGTACGACGGCCACCGAGACGCTTCTGTCCGACGGCAAGCCGCACTCGGCGCCCCTGCAGCAGGCGGCGGAACAGGGAGTGGTCGGCGTCATCCTCCTGGCGGCGGCCTTCTGCTGGATGCTGTTCGCGCTGTGGCGCACCACGCGCTCCACCCCGGTGGCCCTCACCGCGGGCGCGGCCCTGACGGCACTGGCGGCCATCGCCGCGGTCGGCAACGCGCTCAGCTTCACCGCGGTGTCGGTGGGCGCGGGCCTGCTGGCGGGGCTTGCCACGGCACGTCCCGTCACCCACGGACCGAGGGAGAGCGAGATCGACGTACGCGCGCGTGGCGAGCGTTTGATCCCATGA
- a CDS encoding glutamate racemase: MKIALMDSGIGLLAATASVRRLRPDAHLVLSLDPDGMPWGPRTPEDLTQRAVAVADAAAAHGPDVLIIGCNTATVHALPTLRARLEPGIPVIGTVPAIKPAAAGGGPVAIWATPATTGSPYQRGLIEDFAGGVAVTEVPCFGLAEAVEHADETAIEAAVAAAAALTPKDVTTVVLGCTHYELVAERIRTAVQRPGFPPLVLHGSAGAVAAQALRRIGEQPAPGAEANGTLTVLLSGREGALPEPALAYEEGRLLREISPAR; encoded by the coding sequence GTGAAGATCGCGCTGATGGACTCCGGAATCGGCTTGCTCGCGGCCACCGCCTCGGTCCGGCGGTTGCGGCCCGACGCACATCTCGTGCTCTCCCTCGACCCCGACGGCATGCCCTGGGGTCCGAGGACCCCCGAGGACCTCACGCAGCGCGCCGTGGCCGTCGCGGACGCCGCCGCAGCGCACGGGCCCGACGTCTTGATCATCGGCTGCAACACCGCGACCGTGCACGCCCTGCCCACCCTGCGTGCCCGCCTCGAACCCGGCATACCGGTCATCGGCACGGTTCCGGCGATCAAGCCGGCCGCGGCCGGTGGCGGCCCCGTCGCGATCTGGGCCACGCCCGCCACGACCGGCAGCCCCTACCAGCGCGGTCTCATCGAAGACTTCGCCGGTGGCGTGGCCGTCACCGAGGTGCCGTGCTTCGGGCTGGCCGAGGCCGTCGAGCACGCGGACGAGACGGCGATCGAGGCCGCCGTCGCCGCGGCCGCCGCCCTGACCCCCAAGGACGTGACGACCGTCGTCCTGGGCTGCACGCACTACGAGCTCGTCGCCGAGCGCATCCGCACCGCCGTCCAGCGTCCCGGCTTCCCGCCGCTCGTCCTGCACGGCTCCGCCGGCGCGGTCGCGGCCCAGGCGCTGCGCCGGATCGGCGAGCAGCCGGCCCCCGGGGCCGAGGCGAACGGCACCCTGACGGTGTTGCTGAGCGGCCGCGAGGGTGCGCTGCCCGAGCCCGCTCTCGCCTATGAGGAAGGCCGTCTCCTGCGGGAGATCAGCCCCGCTCGCTGA
- a CDS encoding TerD family protein, with amino-acid sequence MSKGSNAPVPTTALRVELGWRSGPGVPDADASALLLVGGKVRSDSDFVFYNQPVHSSGAVRHEGKRDVGGRVTDCLLVDLARVEPAIETVILAASADGGAFGQVPDLCIEVKDAAQGTVVARFDSTGATVETAFVLGEFYRRQGAWKFRAVGQGYSSGLEGLATDYGITVDEPQQAAPPATPVAPPVAPPAATPPPVAPPVTMAPPAMPPVPPPAPQAPPVSLSKVTLTKASPSVSLTKQGGTSGAMRVNLNWQVRKQFSGWASKLGRPVAMHNDLDLDLCALYELTDGSKGVIQSLGNAFGALHQPPYLHLDGDDRTGAVSSGENLTINLDHQRAFRRILIFVTIYEGARSFADLHATVTLTPQHGAPIDFSLDECTVPSTVCALALITNTGSDLVVQREARYLVPERGVSPQRTVDYAYAWGMNWTPGRK; translated from the coding sequence ATGTCGAAAGGATCGAATGCTCCGGTGCCGACGACGGCACTGCGGGTCGAATTGGGCTGGCGCTCCGGACCGGGCGTGCCCGACGCGGACGCCTCGGCACTGTTGCTCGTCGGCGGAAAAGTGCGCTCCGACAGTGACTTCGTCTTCTACAACCAGCCGGTGCACTCCTCCGGCGCCGTCCGGCACGAGGGCAAGCGGGACGTCGGCGGCCGGGTGACCGACTGTCTGCTCGTCGACCTCGCGCGCGTGGAGCCCGCGATCGAGACCGTCATCCTCGCCGCCTCCGCGGACGGCGGTGCGTTCGGCCAGGTTCCGGACCTCTGCATCGAGGTCAAAGACGCCGCCCAGGGCACCGTCGTCGCCCGCTTCGACAGCACGGGTGCCACCGTGGAAACCGCTTTCGTGCTCGGTGAGTTCTACCGTCGCCAGGGTGCCTGGAAATTCCGCGCCGTCGGCCAGGGCTACAGCAGCGGCCTCGAGGGCCTCGCCACCGATTACGGCATCACGGTCGACGAACCCCAGCAAGCGGCACCCCCTGCGACCCCCGTGGCCCCGCCGGTCGCACCCCCGGCTGCCACGCCGCCACCCGTGGCGCCGCCGGTCACCATGGCGCCGCCCGCCATGCCCCCGGTTCCCCCGCCCGCGCCCCAGGCGCCGCCGGTCAGCCTGAGCAAGGTGACGCTCACCAAGGCCTCCCCCTCCGTCTCGCTGACCAAGCAGGGCGGCACCTCGGGCGCCATGCGCGTGAACCTCAACTGGCAGGTGCGCAAGCAGTTCTCGGGCTGGGCGAGCAAGCTGGGCCGCCCGGTCGCCATGCACAACGACCTCGACCTCGACCTGTGCGCCTTGTACGAGCTCACCGACGGCAGCAAGGGAGTCATCCAGTCCCTCGGCAACGCCTTCGGCGCCCTGCACCAGCCCCCGTACCTGCACCTCGACGGCGACGACCGCACCGGCGCCGTGTCCAGTGGCGAGAACCTCACCATCAACCTCGACCACCAGCGGGCCTTCCGGCGCATCCTGATCTTCGTGACCATCTATGAAGGGGCGCGTTCCTTCGCCGACCTGCACGCCACGGTCACGCTCACGCCGCAGCACGGCGCGCCGATCGACTTCTCGCTCGACGAGTGCACGGTCCCCTCCACGGTGTGCGCACTCGCCCTGATCACCAACACCGGCAGCGACCTGGTCGTCCAGCGCGAGGCTCGCTACCTGGTGCCCGAGCGCGGGGTGAGCCCGCAGCGCACGGTCGACTACGCGTACGCGTGGGGCATGAACTGGACGCCCGGCCGCAAATAG